The Pagrus major chromosome 17, Pma_NU_1.0 genome includes a region encoding these proteins:
- the fbxo32 gene encoding F-box only protein 32, with protein sequence MPFLGQDWRSPGQSWVKTEEGWKKTTADEKNNNVSVESFCKAEEEECFNKENLLLSLSYDMAAKKRKKDLMNNNTKVPYFHREKWIYVHKGSTKERHGYCTLGEAFNRLDFCSAIKDTRRFNYVVRLLELIAKSQLPSLSGVAQKNYMNILERVVQKVLDDQQNVRPIKELLQTLYISLCGLVQDMGKSVLVGNINIWVHRMENIMQWQQQLDNIQINRPTSTGMTLTELPVILQLNIMQRLSDGRDLVSLGQVCPDLGALTEDRLLWKKLCQYHFTDRQIRKRLMVSDKGHLEWKKMYFKLSRCYPHREEYSDTLHFCTHCHILFWKDTNHPCTANNPESCTMSLSPQDFINLFNF encoded by the exons ATGCCTTTCCTCGGACAGGACTGGAGGTCACCGGGTCAGAGTTGGGTTAAAACCGAGGAGGGATGGAAAAAGACAACGGCAGacgaaaaaaacaacaatgtctcCGTGGAGAG cTTCTGCAAagccgaggaggaggagtgtttCAACAAGGAGaacctgctgctctctctcagcTACGACATGGCTgccaagaagaggaaaaaagaccTAATGAACAACAACACCAAGGTCCCCT ATTTCCACAGGGAAAAGTGGATTTATGTTCATAAAGGAAGCACCAAGGAG CGCCACGGATATTGTACACTGGGAGAGGCCTTCAACCGCTTAGATTTCTGCAGCGCCATCAAGGACACGAGGAGATTTAATTACGTCGTCCGA CTCCTCGAGCTTATCGCCAAGTCCCAGCTCCCCTCGCTCAGCGGTGTGGCGCAGAAGAACTACATGAATATTCTGGAGAGAGTGGTACAGAAAG TTCTCGATGACCAGCAGAACGTCCGTCCCATcaaggagctgctgcagacgcTCTACATCTCGCTGTGTGGTCTCGTTCAAGACATGGGCAAGTCGGTCCTGGTGGGGAACATCAACATCTGGGTGCATCGCATGGAGAACATCatgcagtggcagcagcagctggacaaCATCCAGATCAACAGG CCCACATCTACAGGCATGACCCTGACCGAGCTGCCTGTCATTCTGCAGCTGAACATCATGCAGCGTCTGTCAGACGGCAGGGACCTGGTGAGCTTGGGCCAGGTGTGCCCTGACCTGGGGGCCCTCACAGAGGACAGGCTGCTGTGGAAGAAACTCTGCCAGTACCacttcacagacagacag atCCGAAAGCGCCTGATGGTGTCAGATAAAGGTCACCTGGAGTGGAAGAAGATGTACTTCAAGCTGAGCCGCTGCTACCCTCACAGAGAGGAGTACAGTGACACCCTGCACTTCTGCACACACTGCCACATCCTCTTCTGGAAG gaCACAAACCATCCCTGCACAGCCAACAACCCAGAAAGTTGCACCATGTCCCTCTCCCCTCAAGACTTTATCAACCTTTTCAACTTCTGA
- the klhl38b gene encoding LOW QUALITY PROTEIN: kelch-like protein 38 (The sequence of the model RefSeq protein was modified relative to this genomic sequence to represent the inferred CDS: substituted 1 base at 1 genomic stop codon) — protein sequence MDQLAVEVFHFKDKEQSSNLLLQLNRLRQESILTDVSLCSDNTEIPCHRNVLVSSSPYFRAMFCNNFMERQQTKIYLKGITSNILSSIIDYVYTGLISISIDIVLPLMQAASMLQYGRLFEACSSFLQKQLSPDNCLSMIRLSEIMSCNTLRDKAKEMAMRSFSDVSASEDLCELSLPELMGYLEDDSLCAEEEQVFETLVAWIHHDPLSRRGAISDLFKKVRLRYIHPTYLFQFIANDPLIQSSTLCTELIESVRRLMFAVSTKCIGNTDFKPLWVAPRRYSYQDMLVVVGGRKNNEQTSREALVFDEKSEKWQRLAKLPIRLYKASYVALHSVLYVIGGLTTNTKYSQVSRTVYTLSIKTNQWRTAEPLLEPRFAHQSVSYLHFIFVLGGLGPDRRLTDSVERYNSMFNQWETMAPMPEAVLHPAVAATNQRIYVFGGEDAMRHPPPLLXVYHIARNMWSKMENRTVKNVSAPAAVMDDKVYIIGGYTRRVIAYDTKANRFIKCANLKERRMHHSATVLNHKLYVTGGRSINGHDVIEDSDNFECYDPKTDTWTSKGTLPYKLFDHGSLTLTHVSQTWAKS from the exons ATGGACCAACTAGCAGTCGAGGTCTTCCACTTCAAAGACAAGGAGCAGTCGTCCAACCTGCTCCTGCAGCTCAACAGGCTGAGGCAGGAGAGCATCCTGACAGATGTGTCGCTGTGTTCAGACAACACAGAGATCCCCTGTCATCGCAACGTCCTGGTCTCCAGCAGCCCCTACTTCAGAGCCATGTTCTGCAACAACTTCATGGAGAGACAGCAGACCAAGATTTACTTGAAGGGCATCACATCAAACATTCTGAGCAGTATCATTGACTATGTTTACACAGGACTCATCAGTATCAGCATTGATATTGTGCTCCCTCTGATGCAGGCGGCATCCATGTTGCAATATGGCCGCCTTTTTGAGGCCTGCTCGAGCTTCCTTCAGAAGCAACTGAGCCCTGACAACTGTTTGAGCATGATACGACTCTCTGAGATCATGAGTTGCAACACTTTGAGAGACAAAGCAAAAGAGATGGCCATGAGGAGCTTCTCCGACGTGTCAGCATCCGAGGACCTGTGTGAGCTCTCCCTACCGGAGCTCATGGGATACCTTGAGGATGACAGTCTTTGTGCGGAGGAGGAGCAGGTGTTTGAGACGCTTGTTGCTTGGATCCACCATGATCCTTTATCGAGGCGTGGCGCCATCAGTGACCTTTTCAAGAAAGTTCGCCTTCGCTACATCCATCCCACCTACCTCTTCCAATTCATTGCCAACGACCCTCTGATCCAGTCCTCCACCCTGTGCACTGAGCTCATAGAATCCGTGAGACGCCTGATGTTCGCTGTTAGCACCAAATGCATCGGTAACACAGACTTCAAACCTCTCTGGGTGGCACCGAGGCGCTACTCCTACCAGGACATGTTGGTGGTGGTAGGAGGGAGGAAGAACAACGAGCAGACCTCAAGGGAAGCCCTCGTCTTTGATGAGAAGAGCGAAAAGTGGCAGCGGCTTGCCAAGCTGCCCATTCGTCTGTATAAAGCCTCGTACGTCGCCCTTCACAGTGTCTTGTATGTTATCGGAGGCCtgaccacaaacacaaagtacagccaAGTCAGTAGGACCGTCTACACCCTCTCCATCAAGACCAACCAGTGGCGCACAGCAGAGCCCCTGCTGGAGCCACGCTTCGCTCACCAGAGTGTCTCCTACCTGCACTTCATCTTTGTCCTGGGAGGCCTCGGGCCTGACAGACGACTCACAGACAGTGTGGAGAG GTACAACAGTATGTTCAACCAGTGGGAGACGATGGCGCCCATGCCTGAGGCCGTGTTACATCCTGCAGTGGCTGCTACCAACCAGAGGATCTATGTATTTGGAGGAGAGGACGCCATGCGTCA TCCACCTCCCCTCCTGTAGGTGTATCACATTGCCAGGAACATGTGGTCCAAGATGGAGAACAGAACAGTGAAGAATGTATCTGCTCCTGCTGCCGTTATGGATGACAAAGTCTACATCATCGGAG GATACACCAGGAGAGTGATCGCTTACGACACCAAGGCCAACCGGTTCATCAAGTGTGCCAAcctgaaggagaggaggatgcACCACTCTGCCACCGTTCTCAATCACAAACTCTACGTCACCGGCGGACGTTCCATCAACGGCCACGACGTCATCGAGGACTCAGACAATTTTGAGTGCTACGACCCAAAGACAGATACTTGGACATCTAAGGGAACTCTGCCGTATAAACTGTTTGACCATGGCTCCCTGACTCTGACGCATGTCTCACAGACATGGGCTAAATCCTAG